Genomic segment of Cloacibacillus sp.:
CTCCGCCACCGCGGAGATAATTACCGCGTTGCTTTCGGCCTACGGCAAAGGCATCACCGAGGGGGAGGCCTCTGCGCTCTACACGGCGCTGGTGACCGATAACGGCAACTTTCGTTACAACTCGACCTCGGTGGAGAGCCACGGCTGCGCGCAGCTCCTGCTCGAAGCTGGGGCGAAGCCGACGGAGATCGACGACCGCATCAACGAAAATATGACTGATAAAATTTTGCATCTCTGGGGGCTTGCCTTTTCTCGCACCGAGCTCTTTGCCGGCGGTAAATGCGCCCTATTCTGGCTCCGCGGCTTTGAGATCGACGGTGCGGATGCCGACTCCAACGCTCTTGACGGCCTCATCAACATGCTGATGCGTATCAAAGGCGTAAAGGTGGCGCTCTTCCTCGCGGAGAAAAACGGCAATAATAAGCTCAGCGTGAGAAGCCGCGCCCCCTACAGCGCGCGCGGTCTTGCCGCCTGCTTTGGCGGCGGCGGACATTTGAACGCCGCTGGCGCTAAAATTTCCGGCGATTTTGAGGATACACTCGCGTCGGTAAAAAAAGAGGCTGAAAAGTATGTTGCTTTCGGGAATACTTCCGCTCAATAAACCGGCGGGACTCAGAAGCACCTACTGTGTGCAGAGGGTGCGCGGTATCCTTGGTAAAAAGATAAAGACGGGACACGGCGGTACTCTCGATTCCACCGCCTCCGGCCTCCTGCTCGTGCTTGTGGGACAGGCGACGCGCCTCTCGAACTTTGTCATGGAGCTGCCCAAACGCTACGAGGCGGAGATCGCCTTCGGCGCCGCCACCTCGACCGACGACATGAGCGGCGAGGTGACGGCGCGCGCGCCGTGGAGGCATATTACCGACGAGCTTATAGATTCGGCGCTATGTGGCTTTATGGGCTGGCGCATGCAGTCTCCGCCAGCGGTCTCCGCCGTCCACATCGACGGTGAACGTGCCCACGCTCTGGCGCGCGGCGGCAGGGCGGTCATACCCGAGGCCAAGCCTGTCTGTTTTACGAAAATATCTCGCCTCTCCCCATTGGACGATAATGGCAGGGTGAAGTTACGCGTCGACTGCAGGAAGGGGACCTACGTCCGCAGCTTTGCCCGCGACCTCGGCGAACGCCTTGGCTCGCTGGCCCATATCATCAGCCTCGTGAGGGTATCGAGCGGCCCCTTTTCCATTGAAAGGGCTAAAGAGGCGGAAGTGCTTTTTGAAATGTCCCGAGAAGAGCTTGCCGCGGAGCTGATCCCCGCCGCCAGCCTCTGTGAACTCTTTCCCGGTTACGAGGCGGACGGCGATTCCTTTGAGCGGCTGAGCCATGGACAAAAGATAACGCTCGCGGGATTGAAACGCCGCCCGCTCATACAGACCGCGCCGCTTGCCGGCAGGCTGGTCGTCGCCTCGGAGAAAATATTCTCCATCTGCGCGGTCTCCCCCTGCGGGGTGACCTTTGAGCTGGCGCCGGAGGTCAACATAATAATCCAGGGAGGCGGCGCAGAATGATATACGCGCTTGGAGCCTTCGACGGCTTTCACCTCGGACACCGCCGGCTTCTTGAAATGGCGAAGCGGGAATCCGCGCAAAGAGATACCGGCTGGGGGGTAATCACCTTTGAGGGGCATCCGCGGATGCTTCTTAACCGCGACAACTTCAAACTGCTCTTTACGCCGCCAGAGCGGGATCTGATCGCCCGCTACCTCGGCATACCGCGCATTGAGAAGATACACTTCACGCATGAATTCGCGGCGCTTGAGCCGCGTGAATTTGTGGACTACATCGCGGAAAAATACAACGTTGATGGCCTTGTCATCGGCGAGAACTTTCGCTTTGGCAGAGGGCGCTCCGGCACTCCCGCCGTGCTTGCCGAACTTGCGCGGGAACGCGGCTGGTCGCTAGACGTCATACCATCCTACAAGGTCGAGGGGCGGGTGGTGAGCAGCACCGCGACGAGAGAGGCCGTCCTGGCCGGCGAAATGACGCTGGCCTCCGAGCTCCTGGGCTATCCCTTCATTATCAGCGGCAGGGTGGTGCAGGGTGAGGCGCGGGGGCGGCTGCTCGGATACCGCACCGCGAATATCTCCGTCAAAGAGGGCAAGATATATCCTCCGCACGGTGTCTACGCGGCAATCTCATATATAGAGGGGGAGTGGCGCGGCGTCGCGCTCAACATAGGCAGCAACCCGACCTTTGACGACGTGCGCCGCGCGCCGCGCTGCGAGGCGCACGTGATAGACTTTCACTACGGTCTCTACGACAGTCTGATGAGGCTCTTTATCATCGGACGCATCCGCGGCGAGAAAAAGTTTGCCTGTGCGGAAGAGCTTGTCGGACAGATCGGCGCCGATGTGGAGGCCTGCTCGGCCCGCTGTGAGAGATACATCGCGGAAAAGGACGCCGAACTCGGTAATTTTGCTTCGGTTCTTTGACAGTATCGGGGCGCTAGCGTATCATAACTAAGTTATAAACAAAGTGTATTATTTTTGAGGAGGAAGATTTCCCTTGCTGAGAACTATGCGGAACTATACCAAAGTAATAATGATAATAGTGATACTATTCTTCGTGGCCTCATGCTTCGCGGGGTACGGGCTCTATACCCGCGGCAACAGGGGCGGCGGAGACGGGATGCACGATTATCCCGTGGCGGAGGTCAACGGCCGGAATGTTATGCGTTCCGAGCTTGAAAAGGGCGCGGCGCAGATCTCCGAGCAGTACGGCAACAATGTCAGCTCGGCGGACATCCCCCAGATCAGAAGGGCCGCTCTTGACGGCATTATCATTCAGGGCGAGCTGCAGAAGGAGATCTCCAACAGAAAGATAGACGTTCCCAACGACGAGATAAACGCGGCATACACCAGGGCGATGGACAGCTATCCCACGCGCGAGGAATTTATGGAATTCATCAAGCGCAGCGGGCTCACAGAAAAACAGATAAAAGAGGATATCAAAAAGCAGCTCCAGATGCAGAAGCTCATGGAGTCGCTCGAAAAAGATGTCGCGGTGGACGACAAGGAGGTTCGCGCCTTCTACGACACGGCGAAGAATTTCCTCTATAAGCAGCCCGCGGGCGTGATGGTCAACATCGCCACCTTCAAGGACAAGGCGGCTGCCGAAGCGGCGCAGAAGGCCATCGCCGGCGGCGCGAAGTGGGATGCCGAGATAGAGAAATACAAAAACGACATCGAGATGGCGACCTCCTATGACAAGCCGACGATCATAACCGACCAGATGCTGCAGCAGAAAGAACTCGCCGTCCTCAAGGATTACCCGATGAATAAGGTAACGCCAGTTGAGAGCGCGGGAGAGAGCCACAGCTACATCGCCATCAAGCGCAGCAAGTCAGCCGAGCGAGTGCTTCCCTTCGACGAAGTGAGCGGCGACGTTACGGCGGTGATCAAAAACCAGAAGATGCAGCAGGCGCAGCAGAAATTCTACGGAGAGCTGCTCTCCCGCGCGAATGTGAAGGTGCTGGACGCCTCCATATTCCCCGAGGAAAAGAAGCCCGAGGCGGCCTCCGCCGACCAGACGGCGCCCGCGGCCTCCGAGGATAAGAAAGACTGACGCGAAAGCGGCAAACGGACAAAAGATAAACATACTGAAATGGCCGGAGATGACTCCGGCCATTTTTGTATGCTTCGCTGGGTGATTTGGCCTTTCCGGCGCGTACGCGCCGCTATATATTTTAAGTATGAACCGCTGCGTGGTGGGCGGAACTATATTCGTGCCCACCATAAAACAGATAAAATATAAAACAGAGGTGTAATTGCCATGATAACGAAAAAACTTATTGATTTACGGGGAAAGGCAGCCGTGGTCACGGGAGCGGCCGTGGGGATCGGAAAGGCCTCCGCGATGATGCTGGCGCGCTCCGGGGCCGCCGTCGCGCTGCTGGACAGAAATTATGACGCGGCGGCGCTCTCCGCCTCTGAGATCGCCTCGGAGTGCGGCGTACAGACGAAGGCCTACCGCTGCGACGTCCTCGCCGAGCTGGACAGCGAGGCGGTAATTGAAGAGGCGGCGAGGGATTTTGGCGCGATAAACATCCTTGTCAACAACGCGGGCGGCGGCGGAGGCGGCAGGGAAGTATTCGACGGACTTACGGACGATTACGTCAATAAAATATTCGGGCTCAACGTCTACAGCATATTCAGATTTTCACGCCTTTGCCTCCCCCATATGGAGCGCGCCGGGTACGGTTCCATTGTAAACATCAGCTCGATGGCGAGCGTCATGAGCAGCGTGAATATATCCGTCTACAGCGCCTCAAAGGCTGCCGTCAACGCGCTGACGCGCCAGATGGCGATCGACGTCGCCCCGGTCCGCGTGAACGCCGTCGCCCCCGGCGCGGTAAAGACCGAGGCTCTGGCTTCGGTGCTCACGGAAGAGATGGAACGTAAGATGCTGGCCTCGACGCCGCTGCACCGGCTTGGCACGCCCGAGGATATCGCCTCGGCGGTGCTGTTTTTCGCCTCTCCGATGTCTTCCTGGGTATCGGGGCAGACCCTGATCGTCTCCGGCGGCGGCGCGCAGGTACTGGAATGAGCATTACGGCGAAATAAAAACTATTTTATTATCGTACCCTTGTCAGATTTCACGCTCTTATATACACTGGGCTTAAACAATCTTGGTAAAGGGCTGATTTGGTTATGGACATTGAAAACGTGCTGCGCCGCTTTGAGAAGCTGCTCGCGCGGGGCCGCGTGGGCGAAGCCGGGCAGTATCTGGAAGAGACGGCAGCCGTTAGCGAAAGAGGCGGCGACGGCCTCGCGGAGGCCTCATGCCGTAACGAACTGACGGGTTTTTGGCGCGTCTGCGGCCAAAGAGAAAAAAGTTACGCCTCCGCGGAAAGAGCCTTAGCCCTGCTTTCAGAGAATGGCCTTGCCGGAAGCATCGACTACGCGACGGCTCTGCTGAACTACGCCACCGCTAAATCCGCCTTCGGCGAGAGCGCGGAGGCGCTGCCGCTTTACAGGCGGGTGGAGGAGTGTTACCGGGAGCTGCTGCCGGCCTCCGACTACCGCCGCGCGAGCCTATACAACAATATGGTGCAGGCTCTGCTGCGGGACGGGAATACGAAGGAGGCGGCGGAATATTTTGAAAAATCCCTGCGTCTGCTGGCGGAGATGACAGATGTCGATTCCGAGAGGGCGACCTGCAATACCAACATCGCCTTCTGCCTGCTCGCGGAGGGACGGCTCGACGAGGCGCAGAAGTCGCTTGAAGTGGCGGAAGAGGGCTTTCGCCTCCTGCCGGGCGATCCCCATTATGACGGTGCGCTCTCCTGCCGTGGGCGGCTGGAATATCTGCGCGGTAGGTACGAAGAGGCCGCCGAGGCCTACCGCCGGCTGGCAAACAATATTGAGGGGCGTTTTGGGCGCAATATAAACTACGCGGCGGCCTGCCGCAGCTGCGCCAAGGCCTTCGCCGCCGCGGGCCTCGCCGACGAGGCGGAGCGTTTCCGCCTGCTGGCTGAATCGGCCTGCAGATAGAGGAATATTGGAGGGGATCGGAATGCAGGGACTTGAACTATGCCGCCTGTTTTATCTACAGCATGGCGCGCCTCTGATCGAGAGCCGTCTTGGCGAAAGGGCGCGCCGCGTCGCTGTCGGGCTGGCGGGGCAGGGTTCGGACTGCCTCGGATTTGACGACGAACTCTCGCGCGACCACGACTTTGGTCCCGGCTTTTGCCTGTGGCTGACGGACGAAGACGACGAGGAATTTGGCGATGAGCTGCGGCGGTTATACGCGGAGCTGCCTAAGTTGTTCCTCGGATATGCCCGCAACGCCACGCCTCAGGGCGCGGACAGAGTCGGCGTGATGCGTATAAGCCGTTTCTACGCGCAATATACGGGCTGCCGCGATATTCCCTCCGGCGCCGCCGCCTGGCTGCGCATCCCGGAACACCTGCTGGCCGCCGCCACCGGCGGCGAAATATTCCGCGATGAACTTGGGGAATTCAGCCGCGTCAGGAAGGGCCTGCTTCCCTGTTACCCCGATGACGTGCGCCTGAAAAAACTGGCGGCGCGAGTTTTCGTTATGGCGCAGGCGGGACAATATAACTACGGCAGGATAATGAAGCACCGCGACGAGGTGGCGGCGGCACTCGCTCTGGGCGAGTTCGTCAAAGCCGCCCTCTCCGCCGTGCATCTGCTTAACCGCGGCTACGCGCCCTACTACAAATGGGCCTTCCGCAGCGCGCGCCGCCTGCCGCTGCTCCAGGAGGCGGTCGCCGGGCTTGAGGCCCTCTATTCACCGGGAGCCGACCGCGAAACGCTGATAGAATCTATCTGTTCCCTGGTTGGCGGCCATCTGGAAAGAGAGGGGCTCTCCTCCGCGAAAGATACCTTCCTGGTCGCGCACGCGGAGGAGATAATGCGGCGAATAAAGAGCGATTATCTAAGGAATTTAGGCGTTATGGTGGGGTAGAGAAAATGGAAAAGCTGATCGACGAAATAATCGGACTTGAATGGCGCTTCTTCGACCAGGTGCGGAACGAGGGCGGGCGGGCTCCATGCCAGGATGACTGGGAGACCTTCCGCATCATGCGCGGCAGCCAGTTCATGGCCTGGAACAGGCCGCTGCTGGAAAGCTGGCACGAGGATCTTTTACAGGCGCGTGAGCGGGGAGACAATCCGATGACGGAAAAATACGGTTATATGATGTGTATCGCCGACCCCGAGGCCAACCGAGGGCTGGCGGCCAGCCTGCCGCCGGTCTCCGAGGAAAAAAGGGCGCTGAGCTGGAAGATCATCGGGCGGCTCGTGCCGCAGAACGAGGCCTTCGGCAGACGTTACCCGCTCCTCGCCGCCCACGCGCGCCCGCTGCGCACGGCGGACGAGAGCGGTGGGGAGACGACCTCGATGGAAACCTACCAGCTGGGGGAGCTGTGGACCTATTCACAGCGGACCCTGACGCTGCTTGACGAACATCTGAGGGATTTAGAGACGGCGGGGATAAATTATCCCGAGCTGGTGATCCGCAGCAGCCTTCTCCAGAGAGGCTTTCCCGGCCTTGAAGAGGCGGAGGCCTTCCTGGCGAAAAGACAGAGAGGCGTTTAGATATCTTTCTTTGACAGGCACCGGATAAAAGACTGAGGAACAACGGTAAAAAGTAAGAGAGGGAAGGGGATAAAAACATCCCCATCCCTCTCTTTGTACAGTCAAAGATTATCCGCTATCCGCCGCAGCTTCAGCTGCGGATCTTTTTTATGCTGATGCCGGTCACCGCGTAAAAAATGGCGAACATAAAGCCCGTATAATTCATGATCGCCCACGGCAGATAATCGAGAGTGGAGATCCCGAGAGTGGCGGCCATGTACGCGGCCCCTCCCGTCCAGGGGATAAGCGCCGTCACAACGGTTCCAGAGTCCTCCAGTGTGCGTGATAAATTACAGGAAGCCAGCCCTCTGGCCTTATATACGTCGCCGAAGAGTTCCGCTGTGACAATTATGGATAAGTACGAGACGCCGCCGATGATGCTCATCAGCAGGGATGCCGCGACGGTGCTGCTGATGATGCCGGCGTCGGTCTTTACCTTTGTCTGCAGCTTCTCCAGCATCACCTCCAGGCAGCCCGTGCAGGAGACGATGCCGCCAAAGACGAAGGCGCAGTACGTTATCAGTAGTATCCCCATCATGCTGCTCATGCCGCCGCGGTTCAGCAGCCTGACCACCGCGGAGCTGGCGGCCACCGCGTCGAAGCCGGCCTTGTGCACCATATTGACGTTGAAGCCGCTGGCGCAGGCGGAGCAGACGTCGTTGAAAGAAAAACCCTGAATAAAGATCGCTAAAAGACAGGCCACTACGCTTGAGACGAACATAAGCGGCGCGGTCGGATACTTCATGGCGCTGCCCACCATGACGATCACCAGCGGCAGCAGCAGCAAGATATTCCAGTTATAGATCTGGTTGAACTGCGTCATCATCGTGGAGACGAGTTCCGAGCTGACTGCCTCTTGGGAACCGTTGAAACCGGCGATCAAATATACCGCCATTCCCAGCAGGCTTGCCGGCACCGTCGTCCAGAGCATATGTCTGATATGTTCGTAGATATCCGTATTCGTTATCGCCGCCGCCAGCACGGTCGTATCCGACAGGGGGCTCAGCTTGTCGCCGAAATAAGCGCCGGCAACGACCGCTCCCGCGGTGATCGGCAGCGACATTTGCAGCGTGGCGGCGATACTCATGACCACGATGCCGATAGTCCCAACCGCGCCGTAAGAGGTTCCCGACAAAACCGATACGATCGCCGTGGCCAGAAAGGCGGTCAAATAGAGCACCCGTGTGTCGATGATCTGTATTCCGTAATAGATCATCATCGGCAGCGTGCCGGAGATCATCCATGAGCCGATCAGCATCCCCACCGACACCAGAACTAATAGCGCGCCCGTGGACTGGCCGATCTTATCTGATATCGCTTTTTGCAGATCGGACCAGGTGTAGCCGAGATAATAGGCGACGATCGCCGCCACCACGCTCGGCAGCAGCAGGATGATGGGGATCGGTAATTTCAGTATCGGAAATCCCACCCCGACGAAAAACAGCATTGCGATCATTGGTAAAAGGGCGACAAACATAGTGGGACGGCGTTTCTCATTTGACGGATGACTCTTATTGGCCTCTGTCATTTTATTCCCTCCTCAGGATTTATCAGGCTTTACGCGGCGAAAGACACCCATTCTGGTACTGGGAGCTGAAAAAGGGCCTCTTATCGGCCGCTCAAAGCCATTTCTGCCAGTTGAACTCTTCCGGTTGGTTTACGGACGGAGCCATCGCCGTAATATCCTCATAACAGGCCAGCGGTATCGTGTGACGGATGGCTCCGTGGCGGCACTCCAACGCGCAGACGCCGCAGTGGCTGCATTCGTCCGGGTAGGCGACGACCGGCTTCTTTTTCTCGCCGTCCCAGCCTATCACATCGTTCGGACAGTGATTATAGCAGGCTCCGCAGCTCAGACACTTATCATAGATGATCTCCACGCTCATATTTACGCCTCCTTTAACTCAGGCACCTCGCGGGTCCCGATCGTCATCTCGCCGCCGTCGTCCCTCTCGATGACCACCCACTTCTCCCACGCGGGATCGGTGTCGGGATAATCGGTGCGGTAGTGGACATAATTTGCCAGATGGCGGAATCTGGTCTCCTTTCGGTACAAAGAGGCCCTGATATGCATCTCCGCGTAATCGATGATGCTTCTGGCCTCGCAGCAGCGCATCAATTCGTGGGGGCTCTCCGCCGTAAGCTTATCCGTAAAGTCCCTCCTGTAATCCAAGAGCTTTCCCAGCGCATATTCCATCATGTTCTCGCTCTTGAAATAACCGACGTCGTTCGTGACGAGCTCCCGCACGGCCAGTTCCAGTTCTTTGGGATTTATGCCCTCTCCCCTGGCCAGGGGTGCGCATATCTCTTCCTCAAGGCGGCGCAGATACGCCTCCGGCGCTTCGGGCTGCCCGATAGCGGAGGCATATACCGACGCCTCCTCCGCCGCGATATCCCCGGTGACGCTCGCTCCGACTATCGCCCGCGCGAAAGCGGTCGTGGCTCCGGCGGCGTAGAGTCCGGGAACGGAGGTCCTCAGCCTTTCGTCAACGAGCGGTCCTCCCATGACGCAGCAGGGGTCCAGCTTCATCGGTATAAGGTCCTTTCTTATATCAAGGTTCCGCTGCTTAAACCATTGCTTTGTGATGGGATATTCGTTCGACATCTCCCTCTCATACATCTTCAGGGCATCTTCGGGCACGTCCCTTAAATCCCAGTAAAGCGGGCTTCGGCCTTCGATGATCTCCTTCTGCATGATGAAGCAGCGCATGATGCTCTCCTCTGGGGTGTTCAGCAGGACCTCCCCGTTGCGGTTGATGAGCTTACCCATTTTATCGAACGGCTTGACTCCGACGATGCCGCCCCCGGCTCTGACAGTGACATAATCCCAGTAAAGGAACTCCATGTTGACCATCTTCGCCCCGGCATGGTAGGCCATCGTCTCCGCGTCGCCGGTATTAGTCGGTGAAAAATAGGTGTTGAATGGGCCGTCCGGCGCGATATACTGCCTGGTCGTCTCTCCGGTGCAGAGTATCGTCGCTTTGGCTATAAAGGCCGTGAGCTCGCCGCTTCTCGTGTTAAGCCCCACCGCGCCGATCACGCGGCCTCCGTCTTTGATAAGCTCGATGCCCATCGTCCTTTCATAAATCTTTGTCGTTGTTTTTTCAACGGCCTTTCCAAGCTTGACCTTGGTGTCCACCCCTCTGTATGAAATACAGCAGAAATGGCGTTCCGGGATACGCCAGATAAAATAACTTCCGTCGTCCTCCCTGAGAGGAACGCCGAACTCCTCCAGATCCTTCACGCGCTCATAGGCGTGCACGTCGACCACCAAAGTCACATTGGGGTCCACCAGATCCTTCTTCGCTGACGCCGCGTATTCCCTGGCCTCATCATAACTTATCGATTCGGGATGGACTCCGATAGAGACATGGTCCATTCCGGGACCGACGCTCCCGCCGCGCCGCAGCGTCGCCTTATCAAGAAGGGCTACGCTCTTTCCCATCTTACTGGCCCTTATCGCGGCGAAACATCCGGCGATGCCTCCGCCAATGACCAGTATCTCAGTATGTACTATTTTCATGACCGCACCCCTGTTATCATAAAATTTTTAACAGCATCGGTTACTCAATCGTGATCTAAAGATGTTCTTTGCCTGATGCCACGATTATCCAATAGTTTTTTTTATAATTCCAACAACAATAAATGGTGATACCACAAAATAAATTTGTGGCGTAATGGAAAGGTTTTTACTCTTTGCCGGGGCGGCTTTTGCCGTATGCGCGGCGCGCTGCCGTCGGATATTCGGGCGGCGTCAGTTTCGTGAGGTATGATGTACGATAAAATCGATAAATCTGTCAGTGGCGCGACTTAAAGGCCTGCCCCTCCGGCGGACCAGTCCATATTTCCACACCATATCTTCGTCCGCGAGCGGTATCTTGAGGCAGTGCTCCATATCCATATCCCGCGTGATATATTCCATACAGATGAAGACACACATGTTCATCTTTACCATGCTCAGCAATATCCCGCTTTCACCGCTTTCGACGATAAATTCAGGCGTGAACCCGTGACGGCGGCAGCACTCCACGAGCTTATGATATACCTCATAATACTTGTTAAGAGAGACGAGCTTTTCGTTTCTTAAATCAGCAACGCTAACCGACCCTCTGCCTGCCAGCGGACTTTCCCTGTTGACCACGGCATAAATTCTTTCCTCACCGACGGGAATATATTCCATATCAGTAATATCATGGGGGCGGGGGCAGAGCGCAATGTCGGCCGTGCCGTTCAAGACGTTCTCAACGCAGGCGGTATCGGAGCTTTCTATGCCTTTTAACTCGATATCCCGGTTTGCTTCGCGGAACCGGAAGAGCATGTCGGGCGAACAGGCCTGTAGAACGCCTGGCGCGAGCCCCAGAAAAAGCGGTTCCTTGATCCTCTCGAACCGGGCGCTTAATTCCAGCGTCATTTCGTCAAAATTCCTCACCAGAGGGATAGACAGGTCGCGCAGAATATCTCCCACCGCCGTAGGCACGATGCCGTTGGGCGTGCGCTCAAAGAGAGCGCGCCCCAACTCCCTTTCCAGCGTGATGATGGAGCTGCTCAAGGCCTGCTGGGAGAGGAAAAGATTTTCCGCCGTTTTTGTAAAACTTCCCGTTTCATACAAATCCAAAAAACGTTTCAGTTGTTTTATATCCATTCCGCATCACCGCCGGCGTCCTTGAACTTAAGAGATAGTCAGACTGCTCCTATTATAAGGCATCATAGTGAAAGGCAGGGCGGCGGGATAAATTATTTAACCACAGCTGTGGGCGAAAGCGGCGGCGCGAAACCATTTGCCGTTGCAGGGATAAAAAAAGACTGCCCCGCGCGGGGGCAGTCTCAATATATCGCGGCCTCTGCGCCGCCTGTAACAGAGGGTCGTCCGTCGGGATCGCGGGATTACATAAGCTCCAGCGCTGACTGCAGGACCAGACAGACCCCGGTGATACCCGCCCAGCAGGAGGCTCCCAGAAGGATAGGCTTGCCGCCGTTCTTTATAAGTTTGACGATATTCGTATTCAGGCCGATGGCCGCCATCGCAAGGATGATAAAGAACTTACTCAGCTCCTTTACGGGGCCGAACGTGGAGGCCGAAACGCCATAGCTTACGGCCACGGTCGTTATGACGGAGGCGGCGATGAAGAAGAGGATAAAAAACGGGAATATCTGTTTCATGTCAACTTTGCCGCCGTAGCCCTCCTTTTCCTTGCGCGCATACGTAGTGGCTAAAATCAAAGTGATGGGGATGATGGCCAAGGTTCTCGTCAGCTTTACCGTCACGGCTTTATCCAGCGTAGCCGAGCCGAGATTCCACATACTGTCCCATGTCGCGGCCGTGGCCGTCACCGAAGATGTATCGTTGACCGCGGTACCCGCGAAGATGCCGAAAGGCTCTCCCGAAGCGATGTTAAAGCCGATCATCTGACCAAGTGCCGGGAATACGAGCGCGGCCACCACGTTAAAGAAGAAAATTACTGAGATCGCCTGCGCGACCTCCTCCTCGTCGGCGTCGATCACAGGCGCCGTGGCGGCGATCGCGGAGCCGCCGCAGATGGAGGAACCGACACCGATCAGCATCGATATCTTCGAGGGAATGTGCATCGTCTTATGCAGCGCGTAAGCGACCAGCAGGGAGACCGATATCGTGCAGATAATGATCGGGAGCGACTGCCTGCCAGTCTGTAACACGACGTTGAGGTCCATTCCGAACCCCAGCAGGATTACGGCCCACTGCAGCACCTTCTTGGAGGTAAACTTGATGCCGGAATCGACCTTTGACTTATCCTTCAAAAATATCGTCAGCAGCATCCCCGCCAAAATAGCGATGACCGCGCCTCCGACGATGGGAAACATCTTTCCCAGAAACCAGGCCGGAGCGGCGATCGCAAAGCAAAGCATAATTCCGTATCCATTCTTTCTCACAAAGTCCATCTTCATTAAACCCTCTTTCTTAATAATCAGCGATGATAGGCGTATTATAAGCATGTTTTACTGAAACTCAAAATTATAAATATTGATGAAACGATAAATTTAGGTTATGATAAAAATGGATGAAAAAGAAATTTTTCAGCTAAAGGCTTGGATATTGGAGAAAGAGGGCAAATCGTACCTCTAAACGCCATTTTATTTTGGCGGGTACAGAGATAAGTAGCAGTTTATCTTTTGACTTTGTCCTTAAAGGCGCCCTCTGTGAGGGAGCTGGCTCGGCGATGTTTTTTCGCCGAGACTGAGGGAGAGTTGACCTTATGTTCTCCCGCGGCTTTTGCCGCGGGCTCTGTTTGGCGCGGAAACCGCTCCAAACAGAGCAACACTCCTTCCGTCTCGCCGCAAAAGCGGCGGCGATCCACCTTCCTCAGAGAGGAAGGCTTTTAGAAAAAAACGCCGTTTATCATCGATAGGCTGAAAGCTAAATCGTAGTTTGACAAAATAGGAGATGCTTTGATGCTGGATTTTAGAATAAAGACATTTTTAAGCGTATGCAAATACATGAACCTCACCTACGCCGCGGAGGAGCTGCACATCACACAGCCGGCGGTATCGCAGCAGATACGTTACCTGGAAAAACTATACGGCGTGAGGCTGCTGGCCCGCGAGGGGAAAAAAATAAAGCTGACACCCGCGGGAGAGGTACTTCTCTCAACGATGATGCTGCTGCGAAACGACGAGAGCACGATGATCAAGCGTATGCGGCAATACAACGAAAAGAAAAAGGCCCTGATATTCGGCGTGACCCTTACGATCGGCAAATACGTTATAGTTTCGCCTCTGGCGCAGTATCTTAAAAAACATCCCGAGACGGACATTCATATCAAATATGGCAA
This window contains:
- the ribF gene encoding riboflavin biosynthesis protein RibF, whose translation is MIYALGAFDGFHLGHRRLLEMAKRESAQRDTGWGVITFEGHPRMLLNRDNFKLLFTPPERDLIARYLGIPRIEKIHFTHEFAALEPREFVDYIAEKYNVDGLVIGENFRFGRGRSGTPAVLAELARERGWSLDVIPSYKVEGRVVSSTATREAVLAGEMTLASELLGYPFIISGRVVQGEARGRLLGYRTANISVKEGKIYPPHGVYAAISYIEGEWRGVALNIGSNPTFDDVRRAPRCEAHVIDFHYGLYDSLMRLFIIGRIRGEKKFACAEELVGQIGADVEACSARCERYIAEKDAELGNFASVL
- a CDS encoding SurA N-terminal domain-containing protein — encoded protein: MLRTMRNYTKVIMIIVILFFVASCFAGYGLYTRGNRGGGDGMHDYPVAEVNGRNVMRSELEKGAAQISEQYGNNVSSADIPQIRRAALDGIIIQGELQKEISNRKIDVPNDEINAAYTRAMDSYPTREEFMEFIKRSGLTEKQIKEDIKKQLQMQKLMESLEKDVAVDDKEVRAFYDTAKNFLYKQPAGVMVNIATFKDKAAAEAAQKAIAGGAKWDAEIEKYKNDIEMATSYDKPTIITDQMLQQKELAVLKDYPMNKVTPVESAGESHSYIAIKRSKSAERVLPFDEVSGDVTAVIKNQKMQQAQQKFYGELLSRANVKVLDASIFPEEKKPEAASADQTAPAASEDKKD
- the truB gene encoding tRNA pseudouridine(55) synthase TruB; the protein is MLLSGILPLNKPAGLRSTYCVQRVRGILGKKIKTGHGGTLDSTASGLLLVLVGQATRLSNFVMELPKRYEAEIAFGAATSTDDMSGEVTARAPWRHITDELIDSALCGFMGWRMQSPPAVSAVHIDGERAHALARGGRAVIPEAKPVCFTKISRLSPLDDNGRVKLRVDCRKGTYVRSFARDLGERLGSLAHIISLVRVSSGPFSIERAKEAEVLFEMSREELAAELIPAASLCELFPGYEADGDSFERLSHGQKITLAGLKRRPLIQTAPLAGRLVVASEKIFSICAVSPCGVTFELAPEVNIIIQGGGAE
- a CDS encoding DHHA1 domain-containing protein, translated to SATAEIITALLSAYGKGITEGEASALYTALVTDNGNFRYNSTSVESHGCAQLLLEAGAKPTEIDDRINENMTDKILHLWGLAFSRTELFAGGKCALFWLRGFEIDGADADSNALDGLINMLMRIKGVKVALFLAEKNGNNKLSVRSRAPYSARGLAACFGGGGHLNAAGAKISGDFEDTLASVKKEAEKYVAFGNTSAQ
- a CDS encoding tetratricopeptide repeat protein, with the protein product MDIENVLRRFEKLLARGRVGEAGQYLEETAAVSERGGDGLAEASCRNELTGFWRVCGQREKSYASAERALALLSENGLAGSIDYATALLNYATAKSAFGESAEALPLYRRVEECYRELLPASDYRRASLYNNMVQALLRDGNTKEAAEYFEKSLRLLAEMTDVDSERATCNTNIAFCLLAEGRLDEAQKSLEVAEEGFRLLPGDPHYDGALSCRGRLEYLRGRYEEAAEAYRRLANNIEGRFGRNINYAAACRSCAKAFAAAGLADEAERFRLLAESACR
- a CDS encoding glucose 1-dehydrogenase translates to MITKKLIDLRGKAAVVTGAAVGIGKASAMMLARSGAAVALLDRNYDAAALSASEIASECGVQTKAYRCDVLAELDSEAVIEEAARDFGAINILVNNAGGGGGGREVFDGLTDDYVNKIFGLNVYSIFRFSRLCLPHMERAGYGSIVNISSMASVMSSVNISVYSASKAAVNALTRQMAIDVAPVRVNAVAPGAVKTEALASVLTEEMERKMLASTPLHRLGTPEDIASAVLFFASPMSSWVSGQTLIVSGGGAQVLE